CCAACAATGTCAAAAATGAAGGTCTACACTTGTTGACAGGTTATTAATAGGTACTGGACTCAggaaaatttaaatatgcacACAGGCTTCCAGGGTTATTAATTGGCCCTGAACTAGGAAAATTGTAACCACAGGATGGTGTATGTGCAAGAAATGTCACAGGAAATACTTGAACTATATTCAAAATGACAGGAAGATTTAGAAGCTCAAAGATGATCCGTTACTTACCAATTCCGTAACCAAACAAATTTATCATTGTCAGCTTTGTATCAGCAAACAACAGAGCAGACACTAAGACAACCACCCAATCCTTGACAACTCCGGCAACACGAATGGTTAAAGCACTTGTGTGTGTAATAACAAGGAAAACTGATAAGTTTAGAGCAAAAGTACAAAGGCAGTTGAGGATAAGCAAAACAGGAGGGAAGTTCCAAGGTCCATGTTCATCCATCTTTGGTTTCTCTAGAAAAATCCATGGAAGGAATAAACAAATTGCACTGCAAAACAATCCAAAATTGTTGTCACGTGCATTAGTTTACAATATACAAAGTTTAGTAAAGAAAATTGTGCAAGAGAATATAAAATTCTGAAAACCACTTGCCTGCACGGACTAACATAATACATCACTGATATAGGATTCAACTTCAGACCCTTTCTCTTAACAAAAATCTCCATGAAAATAAGTCTTAGAGCTTCACCAACAACACCTCCCATTTGGTAAACTACTCCAACCCAATTTATATTTATCTCTCCATAAGAAGCTACTAGGACACCAAAACTAATCAATGACATGATCAAAAGCATTTTGCAGCTCATTGTCTCAAGTCCTACAGCTACTCCAAGCACAAAAACAGCTACAGGCACTGTACATTACATTTAATCAATTCAAAGGAATATATAGTTAGTTTTCTTGTAGGAAAAGAATAATCTTGATGTCTTGAGAACCCATATACAATCACTATATACTGTCTATGGCGAGTTAATTAGCCACACAGATCTGATTACCAATTAAACTTTCATATGGTACAACATTTGGTTTAAGATATACCTAGCTATTGTGAATATCAAACAGGCAAGTACCAACTTACTAATTGCCTTCAGCATTTGTGCAAATGCAACAGAAATATACAGGTAGGCAGTATTCCCCAGCCAAAGAGTCATTGCAAACATAGCCCCAATTGGCATTACTGAACTAACATATCTGAAATAATGAAAGACATGATTATACTGGATTCTGGCAATATCGTAAGTATCTGAAATCAACTACAAACTCATAACACATTTCTGTTAACTAGCACCACATCGTGCCTGTTAGGCCGCATTTTTACTTT
The Arachis stenosperma cultivar V10309 chromosome 7, arast.V10309.gnm1.PFL2, whole genome shotgun sequence genome window above contains:
- the LOC130942137 gene encoding probable sugar phosphate/phosphate translocator At3g14410, which produces MADPKKEGFLTYAYILLYIALSSGQIFFNKWVLSSKEINFPYPLGLTLLHMIFSSVLCFVLTKVLKIMKVEEGMTHEIYVSSVMPIGAMFAMTLWLGNTAYLYISVAFAQMLKAIMPVAVFVLGVAVGLETMSCKMLLIMSLISFGVLVASYGEININWVGVVYQMGGVVGEALRLIFMEIFVKRKGLKLNPISVMYYVSPCSAICLFLPWIFLEKPKMDEHGPWNFPPVLLILNCLCTFALNLSVFLVITHTSALTIRVAGVVKDWVVVLVSALLFADTKLTMINLFGYGIAIAGVAAYNNYKLKKEATHVSPNDSPNASEHGESSHRLESQPLTRR